From one Montipora capricornis isolate CH-2021 chromosome 10, ASM3666992v2, whole genome shotgun sequence genomic stretch:
- the LOC138020446 gene encoding uncharacterized protein → MTTCHCVGEACEVVERSVGCSYDDIIATLEERYGQPAAVAAACINMLTTGPNLGNRDFKGLRNFAEELQCASRRLEGEYEHEASTTSNMKMIVARLPDYIINKWADVSYSNREKGQNPKLKDLAQFVKRQAAIKNDPGFAGVSLVTSSEVKGNRTKSLKVNNRSFIPDSQGRLHPLPPMLKERALAENCPAKDETASHPLIGVELDTFEEGVNRRNSVLVGATNGTISYSITPPPPSTRRDNDRLNQASTEEPNAAVTDQHAEVPGEQGPSGIRHTAQYATVTQPGSTKTVLLHVIPVKITSPDGRSVTTYGLLDNASCGTVISADVAKELGLKGHKEFISVSTMQQEDEEFEVVEFKLQSASGEGETLNVEEGLVSEKFNVKERCLPEDIDRRSHPYLLDIDVPDVKIKKVSVLIGKDMGEAHGQTCKVNVHFTSCERKLHEQVENFWKIEGFGAKPLCKPIIEEPVPRRQNHYLSREDIRTVDILEKTTRLTDGHYETGLLWRKDDVELPNNHKEAEERLQSLKRKFRKDPSLERKYRATMNDYVAEGHARKLTTEEASITGSRTWYLPHFVVTNCNKPNKVRIVFDAAAEHKGTSLNKNLLQGPDYTNSLVGVLLRFREEKVALVGDIKSMFHQVKVRPADQDSLQFLWWSGSLDETPNEYAMTVHIFGATDSPCSANFALLRTTEDNWKEFDPVTVDTLRDNYYVDDLLKSMPTPERAITLMRELIELCAKGGFNLTKFMSNNREVLAAIPVEKRADPTLDFTLHQLPVVSKS, encoded by the exons ATGACTACATGTCATTGTGTCGGAGAGGCTTGTGAGGTGGTTGAAAGATCTGTGGGGTGTTCCTATGACGACATTATAGCAACCCTGGAGGAGCGCTATGGCCAACCAGCCGCAGTTGCTGCAGCGTGTATTAATATGCTTACCACAGGACCAAACTTGGGAAACAGAGATTTCAAGGGTTTGCGTAATTTTGCTGAAGAACTGCAGTGTGCCTCACGAAGACTGGAAGGAGAGTATGAACATGAGGCAAGTACCACTTCAAATATGAAGATGATCGTAGCACGACTGCCAGATTACATCATCAACAAATGGGCAGATGTATCGTACTCTAACAGAGAAAAGGGACAGAACCCAAAGTTAAAGGACTTAGCTCAATTTGTGAAGCGACAAGCTGCCATCAAAAACGACCctggttttgctggtgtttcgTTAGTCACAAGTTCGGAAGTCAAGGGAAACAGAACAAAGTCATTGAAAGTCAACAACAGGTCATTCATCCCCGACTCACAAGGCAGACTTCATCCTTTGCCACCGATGTTAAAGGAAAGAGCACTGGCCGAAAATTGCCCAGCGAAGGATGAAACAGCATCACACCCGCTAATAGGAGTTG AGTTGGACACCTTCGAGGAAGGTGTGAATCGCCGAAATTCTGTCCTTGTGGGAGCAACAAATGGCACCATAAGTTACTccataacccccccccccccaagtacAAGGAGAGACAATGACAGACTCAATCAAGCTAGTACAGAAGAACCGAATGCGGCAGTGACAGACCAGCATGCCGAAGTTCCTGGTGAGCAAGGACCTTCAGGAATCAGACATACAGCGCAATATGCTACCGTCACACAGCCAGGCTCAACAAAAACTGTGCTTCTGCATGTTATACCAGTGAAAATCACATCACCTGATGGAAGGTCTGTCACCACTTACGGGCTGTTAGACAACGCTTCCTGTGGAACTGTGATTAGTGCAGATGTTGCAAAAGAATTAGGGCTGAAAGGTCATAAGGAGTTTATATCTGTTAGCACGATGCAGCAAGAAGATGAAGAGTTTGAAGTGGTGGAATTTAAATTGCAATCTGCTAGCGGAGAAGGTGAAACACTTAATGTCGAAGAGGGCCTGGTGTCGGAGAAATTCAATGTCAAAGAGAGATGTCTACCTGAAGATATTGACAGAAGATCGCACCCCTACCTACTGGACATTGATGTGCCAGACGTAAAGATAAAGAAAGTATCAGTGCTGATTGGAAAGGACATGGGTGAAGCGCACGGACAGACATG CAAAGTCAATGTCCACTTCACATCTTGCGAGAGAAAATTGCACGAACAAGTTGAGAATTTTTGGAAGATAGAAGGATTTGGAGCGAAGCCTTTGTGTAAACCTATAATTGAGGAGCCGGTGCCTAGACGTCAAAACCACTATTTATCTAGAGAGGATATCCGCACAGTAGACATTCTCGAGAAGACTACGAGACTGACTGACGGTCATTACGAGACAGGACTGTTGTGGCGGAAGGACGATGTTGAACTGCCAAACAACCACAAGGAGGCTGAAGAGAGGTTGCAGAGTTTGAAGAGGAAGTTCCGTAAAGATCCTAGCCTTGAAAGGAAATATCGCGCAACGATGAACGACTACGTAGCTGAGGGTCATGCACGGAAGTTAACGACAGAAGAGGCTTCTATAACTGGCTCTAGAACTTGGTACCTTCCGCATTTCGTAGTGACCAATTGCAACAAGCCAAATAAAGTACGAATTGTGTTTGATGCTGCCGCCGAACATAAAGGAACCTCGCTGAACAAAAACCTATTACAGGGCCCTGATTATACTAACAGTCTGGTTGGTGTGTTATTGAGATTCCGCGAGGAGAAGGTCGCATTGGTTGGAGACATTAAAAGCATGTTTCACCAGGTGAAAGTCCGACCAGCGGATCAAGATTCCCTACAGTTCCTTTGGTGGAGTGGGAGCTTAGACGAAACACCTAATGAGTACGCAATGACTGTACACATATTTGGTGCTACAGACTCGCCCTGTTCGGCGAATTTCGCCTTGTTGAGAACTACTGAAGACAATTGGAAAGAGTTCGACCCTGTGACCGTAGATACTCTGAGGGACAACTACTATGTCGATGATCTACTCAAGTCCATGCCAACACCAGAACGTGCGATTACGCTAATGCGGGAGCTGATTGAACTTTGTGCAAAAGGCGGTTTTAACCTTACGAAATTTATGAGCAATAACCGAGAAGTCTTGGCCGCAATACCTGTTGAGAAGAGAGCGGATCCAACACTTGACTTCACCCTTCATCAATTGCCGGTGGTTTCAAAGTCGTGA
- the LOC138020445 gene encoding uncharacterized protein, which translates to MRELTTPEQWRHCPGKLNPADDDSRGLEMKEFQNNERWLNGPSFLWKTEDHWPEIKHDEVAVDKLEIKKEVYLIEVETATPLDNLLTRYSRWITLLRSFAWLLKFIEWLQWSSKEKKREQESCQVENHVTQEELERSKREVVSLVQRKATPREIKDLKAGRQVKASSHILKLKPVIMNNGVMRVVGIVSRAPISSNAMNPIILPKDHHVSRILIRYLHERNCHCGTEQVLFFLREEFWMVKPRVAIKEVLGKCLLCKKLMPRKMNQEMAELPKVRLTPYEPPFTFSGVDYFGPFHVKRGRGRVAEKRWGAVFVCLNSRAVHLEVGKSLDTDDFVVVLTRFLNRRGHVRELRSDNGTNFVGADREIRDAVHRIDNDKVGREVMQCGCKWVFHPPGASHMSGVWERLVKTVKQSLKAILGKDLINEEVLQTVFTEAERIANSRPLTRNPFSPDDSEPLTPNHFLNIRPSTNLPPEVFEENERMSRKRWRQAQVLANHYWKRWFREYVPSLQERQKWNQVRRNLRIGDLVLIADDNVPRNQWPLGRVAGVFPGNDGLVRSVEVEAKGSFFKRPVTKICLLEAADDEEGQ; encoded by the coding sequence ATGCGGGAACTCACCACTCCTGAACAGTGGAGACACTGTCCAGGGAAGCTTAACCCTGCAGACGACGATAGTCGAGGGCTGGAAATGAAAGAATTTCAGAACAATGAACGTTGGTTGAACGGACCGTCCTTCCTGTGGAAAACAGAGGATCACTGGCCGGAGATCAAGCATGACGAGGTGGCAGTTGACAAGCTTGAGATAAAAAAGGAAGTATACTTGATCGAAGTTGAAACGGCTACACCACTAGACAACCTCTTGACCAGATATTCTCGCTGGATAACCTTGCTGCGATCATTTGCCTGGTTACTGAAGTTCATAGAGTGGCTGCAGTGGTCTTCGAAGGAAAAGAAACGTGAGCAAGAGTCGTGTCAAGTTGAAAATCACGTTACACAGGAGGAACTTGAAAGGTCGAAGAGAGAGGTTGTATCTTTGGTGCAGCGAAAGGCCACTCCTCGTGAGATAAAAGATCTCAAAGCAGGACGTCAAGTGAAGGCATCAAGCCACATTTTGAAGCTCAAACCAGTTATCATGAATAATGGAGTCATGAGGGTCGTCGGTATAGTTTCGAGAGCTCCTATCTCATCCAATGCCATGAATCCGATCATCCTGCCTAAAGACCATCACGTCTCAAGAATCCTGATACGTTATTTGCACGAAAGGAATTGTCACTGTGGAACTGAACAGGTCTTGTTCTTTCTCAGGGAAGAGTTCTGGATGGTGAAGCCTAGAGTAGCTATAAAAGAGGTTCTTGGGAAGTGCTTACTATGTAAGAAGCTTATGCCTCGTAAGATGAATCAAGAAATGGCCGAGCTGCCCAAAGTTAGGCTGACCCCGTATGAACCCCCTTTCACGTTCAGTGGAGTAGATTACTTTGGACCCTTTCACGTGAAAAGAGGGAGAGGAAGAGTTGCAGAGAAACGTTGGGGAGCGGTTTTTGTGTGTCTGAATTCGCGTGCAGTACACCTCGAAGTCGGGAAGTCTCTAGATACTGATGAtttcgttgttgttttgaccCGATTCCTGAATCGAAGAGGCCATGTGAGAGAACTGCGGTCAGATAATGGGACCAACTTTGTTGGGGCAGATCGGGAAATCAGGGATGCCGTACATCGAATTGATAATGACAAGGTTGGAAGAGAAGTGATGCAGTGTGGATGTAAGTGGGTGTTCCACCCTCCTGGGGCCTCCCACATGTCCGGAGTCTGGGAACGATTAGTGAAAACGGTAAAACAAAGCTTGAAGGCCATCCTGGGAAAAGATCTTATCAATGAAGAGGTTCTACAAACAGTGTTTACCGAGGCTGAGCGTATCGCTAACTCTAGACCTCTGACAAgaaaccctttcagccctgatGACAGCGAACCTCTCACGCCAAATCATTTCTTGAACATTCGCCCTTCTACGAACCTGCCCCCGGAAGTTTTTGAAGAGAATGAAAGGATGAGCAGGAAGAGATGGAGACAAGCTCAAGTTCTTGCCAATCATTACTGGAAGCGTTGGTTTAGAGAATATGTCCCATCGTTGCAAGAAAGACAAAAGTGGAACCAAGTTCGAAGAAACCTACGCATTGGAGACCTCGTCCTGATCGCTGATGATAATGTTCCAAGGAACCAGTGGCCCTTAGGTCGAGTTGCAGGCGTGTTCCCTGGCAACGATGGATTAGTGAGGAGTGTCGAAGTGGAAGCTAAAGGATCTTTTTTCAAGCGACCAGTTACCAAGATTTGTTTGCTAGAAGCGGCAGATGATGAAGAAGGACAGTGA